The Trypanosoma brucei gambiense DAL972 chromosome 10, complete sequence genome has a segment encoding these proteins:
- a CDS encoding protein kinase, putative — protein MEKYTKVRVLGKGSFGSAILIKRRSDNALFVIKEVFLGKLNEKERTEARQECRMLQKLNHPNIVRYVEHFENRNNLYIVMEYCDDGDLHGKIKRGPMNESRILYYYSQVCLAMEYLHSRHILHRDIKTMNVFLMKNGSVKLGDFGIATVLRNTMGMASTVCGTPYYFSPEICKNKPYNNKSDVWALGVLLYELATGRHPFDGNSMQQLMQRIVRGTYNPLPSHFSREFRKMVDWCLQKDPARRPSIRQMLAFPIVQRSLERLEEDLMLATQCRIRLKDIIEYDAAAENIPCCEPVTPRPQETPRGEQRHRQEPHPPEMSPGKMAAMALAGQHNRQQQQHVSPQAAMAAGPPAVDPAAQRHADHAGLLAPKPNAAHAAADHGRLEIFRREAPPQCKRPLADIKQALPFSPYQRPHFQQVPCQPQYVANPYKQLMQQHFQQLQEKQRQPHQPQPDAQRQMQKNNEAKRGPDCKQGEGFEDRIKRINAIVERYAKDVDPKTLNTIHAYMKRKQEEYLQRQKEQKERLERRRQLRKQELLKVIEQQNRIARGEKVRKGVEQKQHAQKPVAEMKPLNPGQPAVGDRNAYPSPYKVLQSPPRGAQYPQQQNPVFGRDPRCVRAAPKESNPVSGGRNGNAIASPYCPNYHNAALREALKGPAPPVDSPGIPDNQRVRQLYQQPGMQPRGDGDSAARGVAASPRVVVYRDVVNLNDNPRRAEPSQLNAGQLEPKPQKGKRTADPSVHRHPLGRPKEPCPLVIPTADQVFQKQQPLRRQLKQQPLTNIVSAPLLPTPRAESPVAKAIVNHHDIRKLGSAEGDLRSPFANGTLGRRNSAPSISPSMEVTPSKNSPLNEKEAAANKCHVRPTTASGFVAEGASATKDLPALRVTSPFSRLNLEDLPADVKVRRELQQQAKQHALLSQLKGDFNLHPAKRNDVVCGRSKSCAPEFVNARHKGGSPILYRRKDGFLPSNQRGGCSKSQEINGDDDSSKNEIGQPMLLAPLQCRAGVAAQGQCLSPAVFSMPVSPSAAPHGQRRQTFQRGGASRNNHVPQATPPDAVPSMVVAKINPKVHQPAPTREKKPDNGRSPAFEESIHTPILVDICYGVAPTSEEALNKKAAFEGDSTPVLPSINDVTADPPDVAQQWRNFVDKNANGKAPYRALCSHLVGMGFHNNMKLPGHADEMAVFQKVDGPRPCIPSTLEVLVGTSVSKKHSPVTSSSGSDTTAFDAETRGRERCSDELPSLTSIPCIISPTSVACAAGEGCQSKPYGLQKDSDAEETGGFIGLEDDPRASRDDEGRQGSTGSVQVLPEASLDGYLSMLDHLRGLLYNNPSQAKKASAGNNSDNKNVKEREPSLLSAEEVRNLVDRCERLSRSEATRATSPNQGAIGVHVVSLNFPTSSVDGCEENKEGESRDDESDLDDEEDLDEAIMEVSDVEFGDDVPLTAPQCAGISEAYQCDIENDGFLPRVVNVDSQGNCSEGGNDARTERRKEEKETAIGGAA, from the coding sequence ATGGAGAAATACACGAAGGTACGCGTCCTTGGTAAAGGAAGCTTCGGTAGTGCCATTCTCATCAAGCGGAGAAGCGATAATGCACTCTTCGTCATCAAGGAGGTATTCCTTGGGAAGTTGAACGAAAAGGAGCGAACGGAGGCTCGACAGGAGTGCCGTATGCTCCAGAAACTCAACCACCCTAACATTGTTCGCTACGTGGAGCATTTCGAGAACCGAAATAACCTGTATATTGTGATGGAGTATTGCGATGATGGAGACCTACACGGTAAAATAAAGCGCGGCCCCATGAACGAGAGCAGAATATTGTATTACTATTCCCAAGTCTGCCTGGCCATGGAGTACTTGCATTCCCGACACATTCTCCACCGGGACATCAAAACCATGAATGTATTTCTTATGAAAAACGGGTCCGTGAAGTTGGGTGACTTTGGGATTGCCACAGTGTTGCGAAACACAATGGGTATGGCAAGCACTGTTTGTGGTACCCCGTACTACTTTTCACCGGAAATCTGCAAGAACAAACCGTACAACAATAAATCTGATGTGTGGGCACTCGGCGTGCTTCTCTACGAGCTGGCCACAGGTCGGCACCCTTTCGACGGGAACAGCATGCAACAGCTCATGCAACGCATAGTGAGGGGGACGTACAATCCTCTGCCATCGCATTTTTCACGCGAATTCCGTAAGATGGTCGACTGGTGCCTCCAGAAGGACCCGGCACGGCGGCCAAGTATTAGACAGATGCTCGCCTTTCCGATTGTGCAGCGGTCGCTTGAGCGGTTAGAAGAGGATCTCATGCTAGCCACGCAGTGTAGGATACGTCTCAAAGACATAATTGAGTACGATGCTGCAGCGGAAAACATTCCGTGCTGTGAGCCCGTTACTCCACGCCCACAGGAGACTCCTCGGGGGGAGCAACGCCACCGTCAGGAGCCCCACCCGCCTGAGATGTCACCGGGTAAAATGGCAGCCATGGCCCTAGCAGGACAGCACAATcgccaacaacagcaacatgtTTCTCCACAGGCGGCGATGGCTGCTGGACCACCAGCTGTTGATCCAGCTGCGCAGAGGCATGCAGACCATGCCGGTCTACTTGCTCCGAAACCTAACGCGGCGCATGCGGCGGCAGATCATGGCAGGTTAGAAATCTTTCGGCGGGAGGCTCCACCGCAGTGCAAGCGTCCGCTAGCTGATATCAAGCAGGCTTTACCCTTTTCCCCATATCAAAGGCCCCATTTTCAGCAGGTTCCGTGCCAACCCCAGTATGTGGCAAACCCTTACAAACAGCTGATGCAGCAGCACTTTCAACAACTACAGGAAAAACAGCGGCAGCCACATCAACCGCAGCCGGACGCGCAGCGCCagatgcaaaaaaataacgaaGCGAAACGAGGCCCCGACTGCAAACAGGGTGAAGGGTTTGAGGACAGGATCAAACGTATCAATGCTATCGTAGAGCGTTATGCCAAGGATGTGGATCCTAAGACGCTCAACACCATTCATGCCTATATGAAGCGCAAGCAGGAGGAATACCTGCAGCGACAGAAGGAACAGAAAGAGAGGTTGGAGCGGCGAAGGCAACTTAGAAAGCAGGAGCTTTTGAAGGTGATTGAGCAGCAAAATAGGATAGCGCGGGGTGAAAAAGTACGTAAGGGCGTGGAGCAGAAGCAACACGCACAGAAACCTGTTGCGGAAATGAAGCCCCTTAACCCAGGTCAACCCGCGGTGGGCGACAGAAATGCGTACCCATCACCATACAAAGTTTTACAATCGCCACCTCGCGGTGCCCAGTACCCACAGCAGCAGAATCCAGTGTTCGGTCGTGATCCCCGTTGTGTTAGAGCCGCCCCTAAGGAATCTAACCCAGTTTCTGGAGGGCGAAATGGAAACGCTATTGCATCACCTTATTGTCCCAATTATCACAATGCGGCCCTACGTGAAGCTCTGAAGGGGCCAGCGCCACCAGTGGATTCCCCTGGAATTCCAGATAACCAAAGGGTGCGGCAATTGTATCAGCAACCAGGGATGCAACCAAGGGGCGATGGCGACTCGGCCGCACGCGGTGTTGCTGCCTCTCCTCGAGTTGTTGTGTACAGAGATGTTGTTAACCTGAACGATAACCCAAGACGTGCGGAACCTTCTCAGCTGAATGCTGGGCAGCTTGAACCAAAACCGCAGAAGGGTAAGCGAACCGCAGATCCATCGGTTCACCGACATCCTCTTGGGAGACCAAAGGAGCCGTGTCCACTGGTAATACCGACAGCAGACCAGGTCTTCCAAAAACAGCAACCGCTGCGGCGGCAGTTAAAACAACAGCCCCTAACAAACATAGTTTCTGCCCCGCTTCTCCCCACCCCGCGTGCTGAGAGCCCAGTTGCAAAGGCTATAGTCAACCACCACGACATCAGAAAACTGGGTTCTGCGGAAGGGGATTTGCGGTCGCCGTTTGCGAACGGTACGCTGGGTCGTCGTAATAGTGCCCCATCAATTTCCCCATCGATGGAGGTAACGCCATCTAAGAATTCACCCTTAAACGAGAAGGAAGCTGCCGCCAATAAATGTCATGTTAGGCCAACCACGGCATCAGGCTTTGTCGCGGAAGGTGCGTCGGCTACCAAGGATTTACCCGCTCTGAGGGTGACTTCACCATTTTCGCGTTTAAACCTCGAAGACCTGCCGGCTGATGTGAAGGTGCGACGTGAGCTTCAACAGCAGGCAAAACAACATGCCCTTTTGTCACAACTAAAGGGGGATTTCAATTTGCATCCGGCAAAGAGAAATGATGTGGTTTGCGGTCGGTCTAAGAGCTGCGCACCAGAGTTCGTCAACGCCAGGCATAAAGGGGGTTCGCCTATTTTGTATCGAAGAAAAGATGGCTTCCTCCCGTCCAACCAGCGCGGCGGTTGTTCCAAGAGCCAAGAAATAAATGGGGACGACGATAGTTCAAAGAATGAAATCGGTCAGCCGATGCTTCTGGCACCACTTCAGTGTCGTGCGGGTGTGGCAGCTCAAGGACAGTGCCTGTCCCCCGCTGTTTTCTCGATGCCCGTTAGCCCGTCTGCAGCACCACATGGCCAGAGGAGGCAAACGTTTCAGCGTGGTGGGGCCAGCCGGAACAATCATGTGCCTCAGGCTACACCTCCTGATGCCGTACCGTCTATGGTTGTTGCAAAAATAAATCCGAAGGTGCACCAACCGGCCCCCACGCGTGAGAAAAAGCCAGACAACGGCCGTTCTCCTGCCTTCGAAGAATCCATTCACACACCCATCCTAGTTGACATATGCTATGGCGTTGCCCCAACGAGCGAGGAGGCCTTGAACAAGAAAGCGGCCTTCGAAGGTGATAGCACTCCAGTGCTTCCATCAATCAATGATGTAACTGCCGATCCACCTGATGTGGCGCAGCAGTGGCGAAATTTTGTGGATAAAAATGCAAACGGGAAAGCTCCATATCGCGCTCTGTGCTCACACTTAGTGGGTATGGGATTTCACAATAACATGAAGCTTCCCGGACACGCGGATGAGATGGCTGTTTTTCAGAAGGTTGATGGGCCACGACCCTGTATCCCAAGTACCCTTGAGGTTCTTGTCGGTACTAGCGTGTCGAAAAAGCATTCACCAGTGACGTCAAGCAGTGGAAGTGACACAACTGCTTTTGATGCAGAAACAAGAGGAAGGGAGCGCTGCTCGGATGAGCTTCCATCCCTAACTAGTATTCCGTGTATTATTTCACCAACTAGCGTCGCCTGTGCGGCTGGGGAAGGGTGCCAAAGCAAACCATATGGTTTACAGAAAGACTCAGATGCGGAAGAGACGGGCGGTTTTATAGGTTTGGAAGACGACCCGCGCGCCTCTCGTGATGATGAGGGTAGGCAGGGAAGCACCGGCTCTGTTCAGGTGCTCCCTGAGGCTTCGCTAGATGGCTACCTCTCAATGCTCGATCATCTGCGCGGTCTTCTTTATAACAATCCTTCACAGGCAAAAAAAGCGAGTGCAGGAAACAACAGTGACAATAAAAATGTTAAGGAACGGGAGCCATCGCTACTGAGCGCAGAGGAAGTGAGGAACTTGGTGGATAGATGTGAGCGTCTTTCCCGCAGTGAAGCAACACGGGCCACGTCCCCAAACCAGGGAGCCATTGGGGTGCACGTAGTTTCATTAAATTTCCCCACCTCGTCGGTGGATGGGTGCgaggaaaataaggaaggggAGTCGCGGGACGACGAGTCCGACCTCGACGACGAAGAAGATTTGGACGAAGCTATTATGGAAGTTAGTGATGTGGAATTTGGCGATGATGTACCGCTTACAGCACCTCAGTGTGCAGGAATTAGCGAAGCATATCAATGCGATATTGAGAATGACGGATTTCTTCCACGTGTTGTTAACGTGGATTCCCAGGGAAACTGCAGCGAAGGTGGAAATGATGCCCGGACTGAGCGGcgcaaggaggaaaaggaaacagccATTGGTGGGGCTGCGTGA